The region ATGATCTGGAGGTACTGTCCCCGAGTCGTGATTGAGTTGATTTCAGTGTCAAGGGCGTGACGATATGCCTCCAGCATCCCGGCGATCTCGATGCGCCCCGACTCATAATCATCTGAAGTAAGGCCAAGATTCTGTACGGCCAGTTCGCGAGATCGATGGCTACGGGGAAGAGCTCTTGCGGTTGAGATCAACTGTCCGACCAGCGAATGTATCTTACCTGTCAATTCCAGCATAGCGCCATCGGCCTGAAACTCCATCTCGCTCAATTCTGCTTTAAGTCTCGACCGTCTGTGAATCCGGCCAGTTCCTTCAAACAAAGGCAGCGTCAAGGTGCCGAAAACCGACCAGGTGCCGTGGTGTTCCGAAGATAAATCGGGAGTATCTTCCAATTGATCAGTGAGACTCAAGGTTGCTCTCAGTTCCAGATTGGGAAGGTATCGGCTTCGGTTCAGGGCCAATCGTGATTCCTGGATACTCATTTGCGCCAGATAGGTCTGCAGAACCGGATGATGGCTTCGTGCAGTATTGACCAGGGATTGCTGAAACTGCGATAGCTTGCCCGGTATGTTCAGTAGCCCTTCAAAGAGATCACGGTCGCGGTAAATCTTCTCGTCTGCCACGACAGCCGTATCGAGCCGCAGGGACTGATCGAGAGGTAGATTAAATAGTACGCTTAACATGATACCGGCTGTCTTCTTCTGTGTCTCCGCAGCCAGAGTACGGACGATTGCCTTTTGTCGCTCATCCTTCCAGCGGATGAAATCTCCTAGTTTTGTCTCATCCTCCCGGTGGAATCTGATAGCGGTGAGCTCAAGGTTGTGCTCGACTACCTGGCGATAGCGAAGCTGAATCCGGTAAAGGTCCTCGGCCTGCAAAAGTGCTACATATGCCTCGACGACTGCTTGTTCGAGATCGAGACGAAGTCGACGACGATCAATCTCGGAGAGGTCCTTTTCCTGTGAGGCGAGTTTGATCGCTTTGATTCGTTCCCAGGAGAAAATGGTCTGGCTGAGACTGAGATCAGCGCCATACTGCGTACGACTCAGAGGTTCGACGGTGTTGGCGACAGTATTGCGATCCAGCCGACCTGCCTTAGCTGTCAAGTCGATCTGCGGTAGATAGGCGGCCAACGTTTCACGAGACGCGTGAGCAGCACCGGTTACGCCATCTGAGGTTGCGAGGTAATTTGGGTTGCCACTCAGAACGCGGCTGATAGCTGTCATTAGATCGTAAAACTCAGCCTCCTCCGGTGTGGGTGCGGGAAGGATGTCAGCTTCTTCGCGAACCATACTCGGGATATTAATCCCGCAGAGATGAGCGGTTTCTTCGTTTATTGCCAGCGCAGTGCCGCTACGAAATACTACCGGCAGGTCGGCCGGCGTTTCTCCTCTGGCAATTCTGATTGCTTTGAGGGCATTGAAACGTGCTTCAGAGACAACACCGTAGGCGGAGGCAGTCGCAAAAGCGCCATGATCTATCAACAGTTTGCCCTCCCAGGTAAAGGCCGGAGTCCCGGCATTGGAGAGCCGACCAAGGAAGGCAGGTATTTTTGTATTATCCATACCCCATAAGGGACCGAGGTAAACAGCATCGACATCGTCGGGAAGCCCGTTGAGAGCTTTGAAGTAGGCATAGGTGCCATTGTTGTCGTAACCCTCGGTCGTAACCATCTCAAAACCCATCTGTTGTCCGAGCCTTTCGACCCGGTTGGTAACCGCAACCTGTTCGGCACTGTCGGTCGGGAAGAAGAGCAGGCCGAGTTTTTTCAGGGGCACCAACCGAGCCAGCATGACAATGTCACTCTCGATCTTGTCGGGTTGGAAATGAACTGTCAGGTTATCAACCACAGGACGCCCATCGGCACCAACGAAACCGGCTGCTCTCGGGTCGAGTTGTCTCATGGCCAGGATGGGGCCGGCGTAACCGGCCGTCAGCAAATCCTCGACTACCCAGGGGCCGATCGTCACCATCAGGTCGATTCCCTTTGTGGCCGACAGATTTCTCGCCAGTGTTTGACAGCTGTCCCTTTTCCAGTCGCCATTACCATATCCGTGAGGCACAAACAGTATCTCTATGTGTTCGGGAGACAGTATCCGTAGTTGACGCTCGAATTCCTGACGTAACAATTCGTGAACCGGATGCAACCCGGTCTCAAAGTACCCGACTCGAAAACGAACCGGCGTCTCCGTCTCGGCAGACAGGGTTGATCCCAGTAGAATTGTACAGGCCAGACCAATCAACAGAAAACTGCAAAGTCGCACCATGCGGTTTGTCTCCTACACATCCAAGAGGTTCTTTGGGAGGATGATACACAAAACGAGAGCACGGTTGAAGTTCTTTTTTTGTGTGGAGTATTCCCCACCCGGACGTCACCCTTCGACTTCGCTCAGGATGACATCCTACGAATGCAAGTTCTTATGTAGGGAGAAACCCCTCTTAGCGGTTCCGCCATCTCGAATTGTTAGGACCGCAAGGGGTCCTGACCTACAAATGCGGAATCTTTGTTATTCCCGTGAAAACGGGAATCCAGTCTTCTCTTCTCAAAATGGCTTTGTTTGGTAATACGCACTTTGCGTTTTTATCATAATCCCATGTCATCAATAGCGTAAGGCGAATTCTCTTATAGTTTCAAGCGGTGAAATTGTAGAGATTTTGGAGCACTTTTTGTATTCCTTTTGGATATGAATTGGGGTTCGTTGGTTTTGTGACTGTCTCATAATAAAGGGATGGGGAAGAAATAACAGCGGTGATGTTGTTGGGAAAGTGGTGGGGGCATTCCCGTGGGCGGCAGACGCCTACGGGAAAGACTGGATACCGGATCAAGTCCGGCATGACGATGGTTGCGGCAGACGCCTTCGGGAAAGACTGGATGCCGGATCAAGTCCGGTATGACGATGGTTGCTGCAGACGCCCTAAACAGGTGATACCTGTCGTCTGCCCCATTAGGTGTCCCACGAAATCATCCCAATCCCTACGGGCACGCTACCGGGGCGGGTCCTCCCGTGAACAAGTACGAAACCAGATAGGTCAGGTCGCCAATATTGATCTCGCCATTGCCGTCTATATCAGTCTCTTTTTCGCATTCTGACGGTGGACCACCAGTGAATAAGTACGCTACAAGGTAAGTCAGATCAGCGATGTTGATTTCATCGGGCAATACGTAGTCGACATTGCCACGCAGGCCGATGCAGCAGCATACATCTCCAATTCCATCGCCATTTGTATCGATCTGATCCGGATTGGGATCGTCCGGACAGTTGTCACATGCATCGCCGAACGTGTCGCCATCTACGTCAGACTGATTAGTATTGACTGAATCGGGGCAGTTATCACAGGCATCGCCAACCCCATCCAAGTCGATATCTTCCTGACCAATGTTCGCTTGCAACGGGCAATTGTCACACAGGTCGCCAACCGTGTCGCTGTCTGTGTCGATTTGGTCCGGGTTAGTTGTTGACGGGCAGTTATCAACCGAACAGATATTGCCAGGATAGCCAGGGTCGCCGTAGCCATCACCGTCAGAGTCCACACACTGCAAGGCAGTAAAGATCCTAATGAGGGAGTAATCTGACGAGTCACTTGTTGATAATTTGAACGCCTTGACGCGCCAGTAATACGTCTCGTCAGCTATAAGCGGGCTTCCAGATTGTAACAAGCTGCTGGAATCTGCTTCACCAACAAAGACAAGTGCAGTAAAAAGTGAATCCTCGGCTACTTCTACTCGGTAGTGATCGTCGTCAAGTTTCCATGCTGTAGACCAGTTGAATCGTGGGAACTCAGAGGGAACTGAGTCACCGTTTAGTGGACTGATCAACCGCGGCTGAAGAAGTGGTAATATCCAGTTCGCGCCGTAGATACTTGGCCTGCCTATTCTGGTATCGGTCCAGACGGCATTGATATGATCCTTGAATATGGTACAGCCGATATAATCCGACAGCCCACCGCCACCGGCGGGGGAAGTCGCAATATCAGATTCGTTCCCCGAGTGTTCGATTCCGAAAGCGAAGTCCTCTTTTGTTACAAATAGACTGGGATCAACAGAAGTGTCGGAAATGCGATGATTGGTGCTGAATGTTTGTCCTCCGTCGAACGAATAGGCGGCGAAGAGATCAAACTTCGTATGATTGGCGGTATCAGTCCGTTGGTCATAGAATATAATTGCAAGGTTACCTTCTTCATTACAAACCAGCCAGGGGTGAAACTGATCGTACATCGCCCCCGGACCTGTCAAGTCGTCATTGACGAAAACCTTCTCTGACCATGTTTGCCCATTGTCCGTGGAACGAACGAACTCAATGTTGTAATCGTAATATGTGCTGTTGGTGACGTCCTTGGAAGCAAAAGCAACATAAATATAACCATCATAAGGACCACCACTGATATCGGCCGTCGCAGTGGGTCCGGTAAACACTCCTACATTACCGTCGATGATGCCAAATTCGCCGTCGGACAGGGCGATTGCTTCGGGGCTGTTAAACGTTTGTCCTCCATCTGTTGACTTGGCAACCATCTCCGCTTCGTGGAACGGTTCGTAGATATATCCATTACCGAAAATATAGACTGAACCGTCGCTGCCGACTATCGGTTGCGCAAAGCCTATGTAGGTGTCCAGGGAGACCGTATCAAAGCTGGCGCCACCGTCGACCGAACGAGCGAAAATGGTCCGTGAACCTCCACCCTGCAGGTCAGACCGAAACCAGGCGAGGTATATGTTCCCGTGATTTGAACCGCCGGTCCTGTCGACAGTCATCAATGGCTTGTCTTCGAAGTAGTTCCCGATTGTATCAACAACGGTCACCGGACCGGTCCAGCTGTAGCCCTGGTCTATAGATTTGATCAAAGTGATGTGGGAGGAATCACGCCGACCTGCCTGGGCTGAGGTAGAATCGGCGTCAAGGTAGCTGATATAGAAGTTGCCCTCAGCATCTACAGCCATGGCCGGGTTGGACTGCCATTCAAAAACCTGGAAATCAGTCCTTATCAGCGAATCAGTCCATGTGTTGCCGCCATCGGTTGAGCGACCTATGCCAATCTGTCGGTATCCCAGCCGGAAGTCGCGCCAAACAGCTATGACAATGTTGCTATCGGTGGGGCAGACCTCTATTTGCTGTTCATTCTGATATACCGTTGAGGGTGTGGACACCGGGTAGTTTGCCGGTGTTATCGGCTCCATATCTCCACTCACCGCGGCATTAATACTCTGCTGAATCGTGGGCTGTTCTGACGGGACGTGAATCGTGACCGCATTGGCCACCAGAGATGAAACAACCAGGAATATCATTGCGAGCAGAACTGATATTATACGGGTGTTGCGCATGGCGAACACCTCCAGCGTGTTTGGTTTGTTCAAATGACTACTTGATTAATATATCCCCGTTTTGTCGTTTTGTCAATGCGTTGATTGGCAACGCGGTCCTTGCTCGTCGTCTCGAATTGGCAGAACCACTAAGGGAGGTATCCTACGAAGACTGACAATATAGGCAATTGCGTCAGGATCGTAAGGGATCCTGATCTGCAAATGTTACTACTCAATCGGCTGGACATTGACAGCGTGGCTCGTTTGTGTTATCTCTACCAAATGCGTATCCACATCGTTCAGAAAGATACCAGCAAGCTGGATCACACGGCGTATATCCAGAACGCAGAGAAGTCCGGGGCTGACCTCGTCTGTTTCGCCGAACTTAGCACCAGCGGAATTCTGTACCAGCAAGAGCCCGTCAAGCCGCTTGAGACTGTACTGAAGAGTCTCAAGGACCATCAAACGAGTATCATGCTCGGTTTACCGTATCAGGTGGATGAGACGCTGTACAATTGCTATATGTATTACGATCGGGGTCAGCACCAGATGTATCGTAAGATCAACCTCTTTTGCCCTATGAATGAAGACAAAATATATCAAGCAGGGGACATGCCAGGCCTGTTCAAAACGCGCCATGGTCTCTTGGGGGTGGCGATCTGCTTCGATCTCCGCTTTCCTGATCTTTTTAAGCAACTAGTGTCGATTGGAGCTGAGATTATCTTTGTGCCAGCCGCTTTCCCACAGGTGCGGATTGAGGATTGGAAACGCCTTCTGGTCCAGATGGCAGTTGAAAACAAAGTCCCTGTGGTCGGTGTAAACTCAGTGGGCCGTGACAGTTGCAACGAATTCGGGGGTGCTTCGATGGCGGTTGATGCTACCGGTAATGTGCTGGTCTCGGCAAATGAGACCGAAGAAACTGTGCTTGAAGTTGAGATTGATCTGTAAAAAGATAGCTTTGTGTGTATATAAAGACGAAGATTTGCAGATAATCGAAGGCCGGAGAACTTCTGGGCGAATTAAAATGTTACAATAATAAGACTTGACGAAATGTCGAATAGAAGATAAGTTGTCAGGCTCAAGTACAATTGGGCCCTTAGCTCAGTTGGTTAGAGCAGCTGACTCATAATCAGCGGGTCGCAGGTTCGAGTCCTGCAGGGCCCAGTGATGATGACGGTGAGGACCAGTGAGGGCAATTAGCTCAGTTGGTTAGAGCGTTCGGTTCACATCCGAGAGGTCACTGGTTCGAATCCAGTATTGCCCATTTTGTGTAGGCGTTTATGGTCTTTGGAAAGATTCGAAAAACACTCTGGCTCTCCGTTAGCCTTTGCCCAGAAGAGGCTATGCGGAGTGCAATAAAAGTAACGAGAAACGCATTCTCCCGGTACTAACGGGGAATGCGTTTTCTGCTTTAGGTGATGATGATGAAGGTTGTTGCAGCAAAGGAGGAGACCCGGATGCAGAGCGATATCGAGCTGTTGCTGAAACTACAGGTAATTGATTATGACCTCGGCGAACTGGAGCGCTCCAAGGAGTATCTGCCCGACATGATGGGCAATCTCGACCACGAAGTTAAGGACGTTCAGATGAAGCTTGAGGAGACATCGGCGACACTCGAAGAATCAAAGCTAGCTCAGAAGAATCTGGAGTTAGAGGCTAAGACCAAAGAGGCCGAGCTCCAGAAATACCAGCAGCAAATGATGACGATCAAGACGAACAAGGAATACGATGCGCTGGTGTCTCAGATAGATTCCGTCAAAGCGACGATCTCAACAGCTGAACATGAATTGCTCGAAACGATGGAACGAGTTGAAAGACTCACCGCTGAGCTTCCTGAAATCAAAGAGAAACATGAGCAGATCGGGGAGAACAACGCCCGTCAGCTGAAAATCCTTCAGGAAAAGATAGATTCCATCGGCGACACAG is a window of Candidatus Zixiibacteriota bacterium DNA encoding:
- a CDS encoding TolC family protein — encoded protein: MVRLCSFLLIGLACTILLGSTLSAETETPVRFRVGYFETGLHPVHELLRQEFERQLRILSPEHIEILFVPHGYGNGDWKRDSCQTLARNLSATKGIDLMVTIGPWVVEDLLTAGYAGPILAMRQLDPRAAGFVGADGRPVVDNLTVHFQPDKIESDIVMLARLVPLKKLGLLFFPTDSAEQVAVTNRVERLGQQMGFEMVTTEGYDNNGTYAYFKALNGLPDDVDAVYLGPLWGMDNTKIPAFLGRLSNAGTPAFTWEGKLLIDHGAFATASAYGVVSEARFNALKAIRIARGETPADLPVVFRSGTALAINEETAHLCGINIPSMVREEADILPAPTPEEAEFYDLMTAISRVLSGNPNYLATSDGVTGAAHASRETLAAYLPQIDLTAKAGRLDRNTVANTVEPLSRTQYGADLSLSQTIFSWERIKAIKLASQEKDLSEIDRRRLRLDLEQAVVEAYVALLQAEDLYRIQLRYRQVVEHNLELTAIRFHREDETKLGDFIRWKDERQKAIVRTLAAETQKKTAGIMLSVLFNLPLDQSLRLDTAVVADEKIYRDRDLFEGLLNIPGKLSQFQQSLVNTARSHHPVLQTYLAQMSIQESRLALNRSRYLPNLELRATLSLTDQLEDTPDLSSEHHGTWSVFGTLTLPLFEGTGRIHRRSRLKAELSEMEFQADGAMLELTGKIHSLVGQLISTARALPRSHRSRELAVQNLGLTSDDYESGRIEIAGMLEAYRHALDTEINSITTRGQYLQIMAELIHAVGWSAQEEGHTFHTLFRHELEQVLRE
- a CDS encoding thrombospondin type 3 repeat-containing protein, yielding MRNTRIISVLLAMIFLVVSSLVANAVTIHVPSEQPTIQQSINAAVSGDMEPITPANYPVSTPSTVYQNEQQIEVCPTDSNIVIAVWRDFRLGYRQIGIGRSTDGGNTWTDSLIRTDFQVFEWQSNPAMAVDAEGNFYISYLDADSTSAQAGRRDSSHITLIKSIDQGYSWTGPVTVVDTIGNYFEDKPLMTVDRTGGSNHGNIYLAWFRSDLQGGGSRTIFARSVDGGASFDTVSLDTYIGFAQPIVGSDGSVYIFGNGYIYEPFHEAEMVAKSTDGGQTFNSPEAIALSDGEFGIIDGNVGVFTGPTATADISGGPYDGYIYVAFASKDVTNSTYYDYNIEFVRSTDNGQTWSEKVFVNDDLTGPGAMYDQFHPWLVCNEEGNLAIIFYDQRTDTANHTKFDLFAAYSFDGGQTFSTNHRISDTSVDPSLFVTKEDFAFGIEHSGNESDIATSPAGGGGLSDYIGCTIFKDHINAVWTDTRIGRPSIYGANWILPLLQPRLISPLNGDSVPSEFPRFNWSTAWKLDDDHYRVEVAEDSLFTALVFVGEADSSSLLQSGSPLIADETYYWRVKAFKLSTSDSSDYSLIRIFTALQCVDSDGDGYGDPGYPGNICSVDNCPSTTNPDQIDTDSDTVGDLCDNCPLQANIGQEDIDLDGVGDACDNCPDSVNTNQSDVDGDTFGDACDNCPDDPNPDQIDTNGDGIGDVCCCIGLRGNVDYVLPDEINIADLTYLVAYLFTGGPPSECEKETDIDGNGEINIGDLTYLVSYLFTGGPAPVACP